In Proteus vulgaris, one DNA window encodes the following:
- the tyrA gene encoding bifunctional chorismate mutase/prephenate dehydrogenase, with product MAEELQHLREQIDQVDKSLLSLLAKRMQLVAEVGEVKNRHGLPIYAPDREASMLTSRRNDAQKMGISPDLIEDVLRRVMRESYTKENDKGFKTLNPQLGKIVIVGGNGKMGKLFSRLFTLSGYQVESLEANEWKTKSPAIFDNAGMVIISVPIHLTVEVIEKLPLLPENCLLVDLASIKKAPLEAMLKAHRGPVLGLHPMFGPDVPSLAKQVVAYCEGRDRQAFEWLLEQLLVWGAKIEAITPEGHDKNMSFIQALRHFTTFAYGQHLAKENVDLASLLRLSSPIYRLELAMIGRLFAQDPQLYADIILSSKENIELIRRYHHSLGQAIDLLDINAKNEFIHSFNNVSDWFGDYASQFMKESGVLLQKANDSRI from the coding sequence ATGGCTGAAGAATTACAACATTTGCGTGAGCAAATCGATCAGGTCGATAAATCACTGCTTTCTTTACTTGCGAAAAGAATGCAATTGGTAGCTGAAGTTGGTGAAGTTAAGAATCGCCATGGGTTACCGATTTATGCTCCTGATAGAGAAGCCTCAATGCTTACTTCTCGACGTAATGATGCGCAGAAAATGGGAATATCCCCAGATTTGATTGAAGATGTGTTACGCCGAGTAATGCGTGAATCTTATACCAAAGAGAATGACAAAGGATTTAAAACGCTAAATCCTCAACTGGGTAAAATTGTAATTGTGGGGGGAAATGGCAAAATGGGAAAATTATTTTCCCGTTTATTTACCCTTTCTGGTTATCAAGTTGAAAGTTTAGAAGCAAATGAATGGAAAACGAAATCACCTGCTATTTTTGATAATGCAGGTATGGTTATTATTAGTGTACCTATCCATTTAACCGTTGAGGTTATTGAGAAGCTTCCTCTTTTACCTGAAAATTGTTTGTTAGTCGATCTCGCTTCTATTAAAAAAGCACCTTTAGAGGCGATGTTAAAAGCGCATAGGGGGCCTGTTCTTGGTCTTCACCCTATGTTTGGTCCTGATGTACCGAGTTTAGCAAAACAGGTTGTGGCTTATTGTGAAGGCAGAGATCGCCAAGCATTTGAGTGGTTACTTGAGCAACTATTAGTTTGGGGAGCTAAAATTGAGGCAATTACGCCAGAAGGGCACGATAAAAACATGAGTTTTATTCAAGCCCTTCGACATTTTACAACCTTTGCTTATGGTCAACATTTAGCTAAAGAAAACGTCGATTTAGCAAGCTTGTTGCGGCTTTCATCTCCAATATATCGTTTGGAGTTGGCAATGATAGGGCGGTTATTCGCTCAAGATCCGCAACTGTATGCAGATATTATTTTATCATCCAAAGAGAATATTGAATTAATTCGCAGGTATCATCATTCTTTAGGCCAAGCTATCGATTTATTGGATATTAATGCAAAGAATGAATTCATTCATTCATTTAATAACGTGAGTGATTGGTTTGGTGATTATGCTTCTCAATTTATGAAAGAGAGTGGTGTTCTATTACAGAAAGCTAATGATAGTCGTATTTAA
- the bamD gene encoding outer membrane protein assembly factor BamD, producing MRRIKYLVAAATISLLLSGCSSSDKDATADMSPSELYTTSQEKLLDGNYGAAIKQLESLDNRYPFGPYSQQVQLDLIYAYYKSAELPMAITAIDRFMRLNPTHPNIDYVLYMRGLTAQALDDSALQGFFGIDRSDRDPQHAIVAFKDFSQLVRYYPDSLYVADATKRLVFLKNRLAKYELSVAKFYTKRGAYVAVINRVEQMMRDYPDTQATRDALEYMENAYKELGLTQEANKVASLIAANPA from the coding sequence ATGAGACGCATTAAATACCTGGTGGCAGCGGCCACTATAAGCCTGTTACTTTCTGGCTGTTCGAGTTCAGACAAAGACGCTACTGCCGATATGTCTCCTTCTGAGCTTTACACAACCAGTCAGGAAAAATTGCTAGATGGCAATTATGGAGCGGCTATCAAACAATTAGAGTCTCTCGATAATCGCTATCCTTTTGGCCCTTACTCGCAACAAGTTCAGCTCGACTTGATTTATGCTTATTATAAATCAGCAGAACTACCAATGGCGATTACTGCAATTGACCGTTTTATGCGATTAAACCCAACCCATCCTAATATTGACTATGTTCTTTATATGCGAGGCTTAACAGCTCAAGCATTAGATGATAGTGCATTACAAGGATTCTTTGGTATTGATCGTTCAGACCGTGATCCTCAGCATGCAATTGTGGCATTTAAAGACTTTAGTCAATTAGTACGTTATTACCCTGATAGCCTTTACGTCGCTGATGCAACCAAGCGCCTTGTCTTTCTTAAAAACCGTTTAGCGAAGTATGAACTTTCAGTTGCGAAATTCTATACTAAACGAGGGGCTTATGTCGCGGTTATTAATAGAGTAGAGCAAATGATGCGTGATTATCCTGATACACAAGCTACTCGTGATGCACTTGAATACATGGAAAACGCCTATAAAGAGTTAGGTCTGACACAAGAAGCAAATAAAGTGGCTTCATTGATTGCTGCAAATCCAGCTTAA
- the raiA gene encoding ribosome-associated translation inhibitor RaiA has translation MIINITSKQMEITPALREHIESRLTKLNKWQVNLINPRIILTKDPKGFSVDASIHIPNGQLVANAQHADMYVAINDLLAKLERQLNKVQHKNESRRADNSLKEENLLVDEI, from the coding sequence ATGATTATAAATATTACTAGCAAGCAAATGGAAATTACCCCAGCACTACGTGAACACATTGAAAGCCGTCTAACTAAACTTAATAAATGGCAGGTGAATTTAATCAATCCTCGTATTATTCTGACAAAAGACCCTAAAGGTTTTAGTGTTGATGCCAGCATTCACATACCAAATGGGCAATTGGTCGCTAATGCACAACACGCAGATATGTATGTCGCTATTAATGATTTGTTAGCGAAACTTGAGCGTCAATTAAACAAGGTTCAGCATAAAAATGAATCTCGTCGGGCTGATAACAGTTTGAAAGAAGAAAATTTACTTGTCGATGAAATATAA
- the rplS gene encoding 50S ribosomal protein L19: MSNIIKQIEQEQMKQDVPSFRPGDNVEVKVWVVEGSKKRLQAFEGVVIAIRNRGLHSAFTVRKISNGEGVERVFQTHSPVVDSITVKRRGAVRQAKLYYLRERSGKAARIKERLNAK, from the coding sequence ATGAGCAATATTATTAAGCAAATCGAACAAGAACAAATGAAGCAAGATGTACCTTCATTTCGTCCAGGCGATAATGTAGAAGTTAAGGTATGGGTTGTTGAAGGTTCTAAAAAACGTCTGCAGGCATTCGAGGGCGTGGTTATCGCTATTCGTAACCGCGGTCTGCACTCTGCATTTACTGTTCGTAAAATTTCTAATGGCGAAGGTGTTGAGCGTGTATTCCAAACTCACTCTCCAGTCGTAGATAGCATCACTGTGAAACGTCGTGGTGCGGTTCGCCAAGCTAAACTGTACTACCTGCGTGAGCGTTCAGGTAAGGCTGCTCGTATCAAAGAGCGTCTTAACGCTAAATAA
- a CDS encoding 3-deoxy-7-phosphoheptulonate synthase, translating into MIMQKDALNNVNISEELVLITPEELKQKYPLSRNDLHAIAQSRQTISEIVQRRDPRLLVVCGPCSIHDVDVAIDYAKRLKVLASELSDSLYIVMRVYFEKPRTTVGWKGLISDPFMDGSFEMEKGLHIARKLLTELVQLGLPLATEALDPNNPQYLGDLFSWSAIGARTTESQTHREMASGLSMPVGFKNGTDGNLDTAINAMKAASMPHRFMGINQSGQVCLLQTQGNPDGHVILRGGKTPNYHEEDVAQCEAHMVKAGLKPSLMIDCSHGNSNKDFRRQTAVVDSVIEQITKGNESITGIMLESHINEGNQSSEQPRSEMKYGVSVTDACISWETTESVLRNLHARISPILAQREEQFKKVS; encoded by the coding sequence ATGATCATGCAAAAAGACGCACTCAATAATGTGAATATCAGCGAAGAGCTGGTTTTAATTACGCCTGAAGAGTTAAAACAAAAATACCCATTGAGTCGCAATGATCTGCATGCCATTGCTCAATCACGTCAAACAATCTCTGAAATTGTTCAACGTCGTGATCCTCGTTTGCTTGTGGTATGTGGGCCTTGTTCCATTCATGACGTTGATGTTGCTATCGATTACGCAAAACGTCTGAAGGTATTAGCGTCTGAATTAAGTGATAGTCTGTACATTGTGATGCGTGTCTACTTTGAAAAACCTCGTACAACAGTGGGTTGGAAAGGTTTAATTAGCGATCCATTTATGGATGGTAGCTTTGAAATGGAAAAAGGGTTACATATTGCCCGTAAATTATTAACTGAACTCGTACAATTAGGTTTGCCTTTGGCAACAGAAGCATTAGATCCTAATAATCCACAATACTTAGGGGATTTATTTAGTTGGTCTGCGATTGGTGCAAGAACAACAGAATCTCAGACTCACCGTGAAATGGCATCAGGGCTTTCAATGCCGGTGGGTTTTAAAAATGGAACCGATGGTAATTTAGATACGGCAATTAATGCGATGAAGGCTGCCTCTATGCCGCACCGTTTTATGGGAATTAATCAATCAGGGCAGGTGTGTTTACTACAAACGCAAGGTAATCCTGATGGACATGTTATTTTACGTGGTGGTAAAACGCCAAATTACCATGAAGAAGATGTGGCGCAATGTGAAGCCCATATGGTAAAAGCAGGATTAAAACCGTCATTAATGATCGATTGTAGTCACGGCAATTCAAATAAAGATTTCCGTCGTCAAACCGCCGTGGTGGATTCAGTGATTGAACAAATCACTAAAGGTAATGAATCTATCACAGGTATTATGTTAGAAAGTCATATTAATGAAGGCAATCAATCATCAGAACAGCCTCGTAGCGAAATGAAATATGGTGTTTCAGTCACCGATGCATGCATTAGTTGGGAAACAACAGAATCTGTATTAAGAAATTTACATGCACGAATTTCACCTATTTTAGCTCAGCGCGAAGAGCAATTTAAAAAAGTAAGTTAA
- a CDS encoding anaerobic C4-dicarboxylate transporter: MDFIIQLAIILVCLFYGARKGGIALGLLGGVGLVILVFIFNLPPGKPPVDVMLVIIAVVSASATLQASGGLDVMLQIAEKLLRKNPKYISIVAPLVTCTLTILCGTGHVVYTILPIIYDVSIKNNIRPERPMAASTIGSQMGIIASPVSVAVVTLVAMLGDVTFNGKHLEFLDLLAITIPSTFIGILAIGIFSWFRGKDLDKDQRFQEFISVPENHDYVYGDTATLLDKKLPIKNWVAMWIFLGAIAVVAILGAFSEIRPVFNGKPLSMVLVIQMFMLLAGASIIIICKTNPSLISKNEVFRSGMIAIVAVYGIAWMAETMFSAHMKEIEAALGQLVREYPWAYAVVLLLVSKFVNSQAAALAAIVPLALGIGVDPAYIIASAPACYGYYILPTYPSDLAAIQFDRSGTTRIGRFVINHSFILPGLIGVTVSCVFGWVFAAMYGFL, encoded by the coding sequence ATGGATTTCATAATACAACTTGCCATTATATTAGTGTGTCTATTTTATGGAGCAAGGAAAGGGGGAATAGCATTAGGCCTGCTCGGTGGTGTTGGTCTGGTTATTTTAGTTTTCATTTTTAACTTACCACCAGGAAAGCCACCAGTTGATGTAATGTTAGTTATTATTGCTGTTGTTTCAGCATCTGCAACATTGCAAGCGTCGGGTGGGTTAGACGTTATGTTGCAAATAGCAGAAAAATTATTACGTAAAAACCCAAAATATATTTCTATTGTTGCACCGCTTGTAACTTGTACTCTAACAATTCTATGTGGTACGGGACACGTTGTTTATACCATTTTGCCAATTATCTATGATGTGTCGATTAAAAATAATATCCGACCAGAAAGACCAATGGCAGCAAGTACTATTGGTTCGCAAATGGGGATTATTGCAAGTCCTGTTTCTGTTGCAGTTGTAACCTTAGTGGCAATGTTAGGTGATGTCACTTTTAATGGTAAGCATCTTGAGTTTTTAGATTTATTAGCTATTACCATTCCTTCTACTTTTATTGGTATTTTAGCGATTGGTATTTTTAGTTGGTTTAGAGGTAAGGATTTAGATAAAGATCAACGCTTCCAGGAGTTTATTTCAGTTCCTGAAAACCATGATTATGTTTACGGTGATACAGCAACACTTTTAGATAAAAAGTTGCCAATAAAAAACTGGGTGGCAATGTGGATATTTTTAGGTGCTATTGCCGTTGTTGCGATATTAGGTGCTTTTTCTGAAATACGTCCTGTATTTAATGGCAAACCGTTATCTATGGTGCTTGTTATTCAGATGTTTATGTTATTAGCAGGTGCATCAATTATTATTATTTGTAAAACCAATCCGTCTCTTATATCTAAAAATGAAGTATTCCGTTCAGGGATGATAGCAATTGTTGCTGTATATGGTATTGCTTGGATGGCAGAAACCATGTTCTCTGCGCATATGAAAGAAATAGAAGCAGCATTAGGGCAATTAGTAAGAGAATATCCTTGGGCTTATGCTGTAGTTTTATTACTGGTATCGAAATTTGTTAACTCTCAAGCGGCTGCTTTAGCTGCAATTGTTCCTTTAGCATTGGGTATTGGTGTTGATCCTGCTTATATTATTGCATCTGCACCAGCTTGTTATGGTTATTATATTTTGCCAACTTATCCTAGTGACTTAGCGGCTATTCAATTTGACCGTTCAGGTACAACTCGAATAGGACGTTTTGTTATTAACCATAGCTTTATCCTTCCGGGATTAATTGGTGTAACAGTTTCCTGTGTCTTTGGTTGGGTGTTTGCAGCGATGTATGGTTTCTTATAA
- the trmD gene encoding tRNA (guanosine(37)-N1)-methyltransferase TrmD, with translation MWIGVISLFPEMFRSITEYGVTGRAVKHGLLNVECWNPRDFTYDRHNTVDDRPYGGGPGMLMMVQPLREAIHRAKAAAGDGAKVIYLSPQGRKLDQQGVCELATNEKLILVCGRYEGIDERVIQTEIDEEWSVGDYVLSGGELPAMIMIDAVARFVPGVLGHAASAKEDSFAEGLLDHPHYTRPEVLDGMEVPAVLLSGNHAHINRWRMKQSLGRTWLRRPELLESLALTDEQRVLLTEFQREYLESTAE, from the coding sequence ATGTGGATTGGGGTAATTAGCCTATTTCCAGAAATGTTCCGCTCTATAACCGAGTACGGGGTGACTGGTCGGGCAGTTAAGCATGGTTTGCTTAATGTAGAATGTTGGAATCCCCGAGATTTTACATACGACAGACACAATACCGTTGATGATCGTCCTTATGGCGGTGGTCCTGGTATGTTGATGATGGTACAGCCCTTAAGGGAAGCCATTCATCGAGCGAAAGCTGCGGCAGGTGATGGAGCAAAGGTGATTTATTTATCACCTCAGGGACGCAAACTCGATCAACAAGGAGTTTGTGAACTGGCAACAAATGAGAAGCTAATTCTAGTTTGTGGTCGGTATGAAGGTATAGATGAGCGTGTCATCCAAACAGAAATCGATGAAGAATGGTCTGTGGGTGATTACGTATTAAGTGGTGGGGAATTACCTGCCATGATAATGATAGATGCTGTAGCACGTTTTGTTCCGGGGGTTCTCGGGCATGCAGCTTCAGCAAAAGAAGATTCTTTTGCTGAAGGTTTATTGGATCATCCTCACTATACTCGCCCAGAGGTATTAGATGGTATGGAAGTTCCGGCAGTTCTACTGTCAGGTAACCATGCACATATTAATCGCTGGCGTATGAAACAATCACTGGGTCGAACCTGGCTAAGAAGACCTGAGCTTCTGGAAAGCCTAGCTCTGACTGACGAGCAAAGAGTGCTGTTAACAGAGTTCCAACGGGAATATCTGGAAAGTACAGCAGAGTAA
- the pheA gene encoding bifunctional chorismate mutase/prephenate dehydratase yields MEKLDLLAIRDKITTLDSELLTLLANRRQLSADVAQFKLNTHRPIRDKNRERELLDLLIEKGKKVGLDGFYISRIFQMIIEDSVLTQQAILQQHLNATPNESARIAYLGPKGSYSHIAARQYAARHFDTIIDCTCHKFDDIFTLVDTGQADYGLLPIENTSSGAINDVYDLLQTTSLSIVGEIRIPINHALLTSVDSSTEELQIIYSHPQPFQQCSHYLNQYPNWKIEYCESTAAAMEKVALAQSPHVAAIGSEAGGSLYGLKPLANNLANQQINVTRFIVIARKAIDVSEQVPAKTTFLMATGQQAGALVDALMILKKYDIIMTKLESRPINGTPWEEMFYIDVQANLRDINMQKALHDLSQTTRSLKILGCYPSENVVPVEVK; encoded by the coding sequence ATGGAAAAACTCGATTTATTAGCAATCAGAGATAAAATCACAACGTTAGATTCAGAATTACTCACGTTGTTAGCAAATAGACGCCAATTATCTGCTGATGTCGCTCAATTTAAATTGAATACACATCGTCCTATTAGAGATAAAAATCGTGAGCGTGAATTACTTGATTTATTAATTGAAAAAGGAAAAAAAGTTGGTCTAGATGGTTTTTATATCAGCCGTATTTTCCAAATGATTATTGAAGATTCCGTATTAACCCAACAAGCGATTTTACAGCAACACCTAAATGCGACACCAAATGAATCTGCAAGGATTGCTTATTTAGGCCCGAAAGGCTCTTATTCACATATTGCTGCTCGCCAATATGCAGCCCGTCATTTTGATACAATCATCGATTGTACTTGTCACAAATTTGACGATATTTTCACACTGGTTGATACAGGACAAGCTGATTACGGTTTATTGCCTATTGAAAATACCAGCTCTGGCGCAATTAATGATGTTTACGATTTACTGCAAACAACTTCACTGTCTATTGTGGGTGAAATTCGTATTCCGATTAATCATGCGCTTTTAACAAGTGTTGATAGTTCGACAGAAGAATTACAAATTATTTATAGCCACCCTCAACCTTTCCAACAATGCAGCCATTATTTAAATCAGTATCCAAACTGGAAAATTGAATATTGCGAAAGTACGGCTGCGGCAATGGAAAAAGTAGCTCTTGCACAATCACCACATGTTGCAGCTATTGGTAGTGAAGCAGGTGGCTCTCTTTATGGTTTAAAGCCCTTAGCAAATAATTTAGCAAACCAGCAAATAAACGTAACACGCTTTATTGTTATTGCACGTAAAGCGATTGATGTGTCAGAGCAAGTCCCTGCAAAAACAACGTTCTTAATGGCTACAGGACAACAAGCAGGTGCTTTAGTCGATGCTTTAATGATTTTAAAAAAATACGACATTATTATGACGAAATTAGAATCTCGTCCTATTAATGGTACGCCTTGGGAAGAAATGTTTTATATTGATGTTCAAGCTAATTTGCGTGATATAAATATGCAAAAGGCTTTACATGATTTATCACAAACAACGCGGTCATTAAAAATATTAGGGTGTTATCCTTCAGAGAACGTAGTACCTGTTGAAGTAAAATAA